In a single window of the Pseudomonadota bacterium genome:
- a CDS encoding TatD family hydrolase, with translation MSKKRKIEYPQLAAGSELVDTHCHLDMAPYHDDLDDVLETARRHGVRRVITVGIDAESSARAVGLAEKYPNVYATVGAHPHHAAELDEDVYRTLAGLAQHPKVVAYGEIGIDLFHNFSPPDVQREHFSRQVKLAIDLKLPVIIHDRDAHLEVMDILESAAPFPAGGVMHCFSGDRDLAARVVALGFHISIPGVVTFKKSEILQEAVCRIPPASLLLETDGPYLAPEPRRGRRNEPAFLLFTAARVAELKGVSLDDLAAITTANAEKLFSLPPLGKEV, from the coding sequence ATGTCGAAGAAAAGAAAAATTGAGTACCCGCAGCTTGCTGCAGGCTCCGAACTTGTAGATACCCACTGTCATCTTGATATGGCGCCATATCATGACGATCTTGACGATGTGCTCGAAACCGCCAGGCGGCACGGGGTGAGAAGGGTCATTACGGTAGGCATTGATGCGGAAAGCTCTGCGCGGGCGGTCGGGCTGGCCGAAAAATATCCGAACGTGTATGCAACGGTTGGTGCGCATCCGCATCATGCCGCAGAGCTTGATGAAGATGTTTACCGAACTCTGGCAGGACTTGCGCAACATCCAAAGGTGGTCGCCTACGGAGAGATCGGAATTGACCTGTTTCACAATTTTTCCCCGCCGGATGTCCAGAGGGAGCATTTTTCCCGGCAGGTGAAACTGGCCATCGACTTGAAACTGCCCGTGATCATTCATGACCGTGATGCGCACCTTGAGGTCATGGATATTCTGGAAAGTGCGGCGCCCTTTCCCGCAGGAGGCGTCATGCACTGCTTTTCCGGAGATCGAGATCTCGCGGCAAGGGTTGTTGCATTAGGATTTCACATCTCCATCCCGGGGGTTGTGACCTTTAAAAAATCGGAAATCCTGCAGGAAGCCGTTTGCAGAATCCCTCCGGCATCATTGCTTCTGGAAACGGACGGACCCTATCTGGCGCCGGAACCCCGCCGCGGCAGGCGAAATGAACCGGCCTTTCTTCTTTTTACAGCGGCCAGGGTGGCTGAACTGAAGGGTGTTTCACTGGATGATCTTGCCGCAATCACAACGGCCAACGCCGAGAAACTGTTTTCTTTGCCGCCGCTCGGTAAAGAAGTCTGA
- a CDS encoding HAMP domain-containing protein, which translates to MKITHKILLGFTLTVLLAALICIGGLVHLEEVSGQYDRQVMINAPVIESLHEILVAGLRIVAASAEVRMLQEHAHQQGGELRNSIIEGELKELREGYREIYDYHEKYYGLVHKYFPGKSTQQEEVSAAVERLVNSSVNLVDPKNQETSLEILELKEELEEADDVFMKVLNRVILEEEKEQDGEQALLVASCTGVKSILIGLTFLAAFGAVLSVFLILSSFRSGIAALGEASEKIAKGDFALNFDEKRNDEFGVLANDFKKMAEEISSARNIADWSLLKMEKYAADLKAKSREYEEFVFIASHDLQEPLRKIMSYASRVRKGIAGKVEEEYEDYVTKAIELSAYLREKLDILSAYSRINANEEGFAKVALNEIVTSVVERFRSNYGGGDVAFELDTLPVIDGKSDLLAKMFHCLLDNSFKYRGDIPLEIRVAADVLEQENYCRIVFEDNGKGFEQKYAGKIFRVFHSLDDKKIGGLGMGLAIVKKIVEVHGGSISAESTPGNGARFILVFPIRQTGRNSIFSAMEAG; encoded by the coding sequence GTGAAGATAACCCATAAGATCCTTCTCGGCTTTACCCTGACCGTATTGCTGGCTGCGCTGATCTGTATCGGCGGTTTAGTGCATCTGGAAGAGGTTTCCGGGCAGTATGATCGGCAGGTGATGATAAACGCCCCGGTCATTGAGTCATTGCACGAGATCCTGGTCGCCGGATTACGGATTGTCGCCGCCTCCGCCGAGGTCAGGATGCTTCAGGAGCACGCGCATCAGCAGGGAGGGGAACTCAGAAACAGCATTATTGAAGGAGAGTTGAAGGAGCTGCGGGAAGGGTACCGGGAGATCTATGATTACCATGAAAAGTACTATGGACTGGTGCATAAATATTTTCCAGGGAAAAGCACTCAGCAGGAAGAAGTTTCGGCTGCTGTCGAACGTCTGGTGAACAGCAGCGTCAACCTGGTTGATCCGAAAAACCAGGAAACCTCTCTGGAAATTCTGGAGTTGAAGGAGGAGCTTGAAGAAGCGGACGATGTCTTCATGAAGGTTTTGAACAGGGTAATCCTTGAAGAGGAAAAGGAACAGGACGGGGAACAGGCGCTGCTCGTCGCCTCCTGCACCGGAGTGAAATCCATTCTGATCGGGCTTACATTTCTTGCGGCATTCGGCGCCGTTCTCTCTGTTTTCCTGATCCTGAGCTCTTTTCGGAGCGGGATTGCCGCTCTTGGTGAAGCATCGGAGAAAATCGCCAAGGGTGATTTTGCCCTCAATTTTGATGAAAAGCGGAATGATGAATTCGGAGTACTTGCCAATGATTTCAAAAAAATGGCGGAAGAGATTTCTTCGGCCAGGAACATCGCCGACTGGTCCCTGCTCAAGATGGAGAAATATGCCGCCGACCTGAAAGCAAAAAGCAGGGAGTATGAAGAGTTTGTTTTTATTGCCTCCCACGATCTTCAGGAACCTCTCCGCAAGATCATGTCATATGCCTCACGGGTCAGGAAGGGGATCGCCGGAAAGGTTGAGGAAGAGTATGAAGATTATGTGACCAAGGCGATCGAGTTATCGGCCTATTTGCGGGAGAAGCTCGATATCCTCTCCGCGTATTCCAGAATCAATGCCAATGAAGAGGGATTCGCGAAAGTTGCGCTCAATGAGATTGTCACCAGTGTCGTTGAGCGCTTTCGGAGCAATTATGGCGGGGGTGATGTGGCTTTTGAACTCGATACATTGCCGGTGATTGACGGCAAGAGTGACCTGCTGGCAAAGATGTTTCACTGCCTGCTGGACAATTCTTTCAAGTACCGGGGTGACATTCCTCTGGAGATCAGGGTTGCGGCAGATGTTCTGGAGCAGGAAAACTATTGCCGGATCGTATTTGAAGACAACGGGAAGGGGTTTGAGCAGAAGTATGCCGGAAAGATATTCCGGGTCTTCCACAGTCTTGACGATAAAAAAATCGGTGGTCTCGGCATGGGGCTCGCGATTGTCAAAAAGATTGTCGAGGTGCATGGCGGGAGCATCAGCGCTGAATCAACCCCCGGTAACGGCGCACGTTTTATCCTAGTTTTTCCGATCCGCCAGACTGGAAGGAACAGCATTTTCAGCGCTATGGAAGCGGGTTGA
- a CDS encoding YggS family pyridoxal phosphate-dependent enzyme: MIKENLEKIRERIGVAARRVGRSPEEVRLVAVSKRKPPELIHEAYDCGQEIFAENYFQEAREKIEILNRNLQWHFIGHLQSNKAAAAATLFDMIETVDRLKLAGILDKSLEEKNRILPVLVQVNIGDEPQKSGIKPEDAEAFFRELNNFTRLQVKGLMIMPPYSDDAESSRPYFRAARELAEKLVRKGLLGREGAVELSMGMSADYEVAIEEGATLVRVGTALFGSRN; the protein is encoded by the coding sequence ATGATCAAAGAGAATCTTGAAAAGATCAGGGAAAGAATCGGGGTTGCTGCACGCAGAGTTGGTCGTTCTCCGGAAGAAGTCAGGCTTGTCGCGGTCAGCAAGAGAAAGCCCCCTGAGCTTATTCATGAAGCGTATGACTGCGGTCAGGAAATTTTTGCTGAAAACTATTTTCAGGAAGCGCGTGAAAAGATCGAGATCCTCAATCGGAATCTGCAATGGCACTTCATCGGTCATCTTCAATCAAACAAGGCCGCCGCTGCCGCAACACTCTTTGACATGATCGAGACCGTCGACCGGCTCAAACTTGCCGGGATTCTCGATAAAAGCCTTGAAGAAAAGAATAGAATCCTGCCGGTTCTGGTTCAGGTCAATATCGGTGACGAACCCCAGAAATCCGGGATAAAACCGGAAGATGCGGAAGCGTTTTTCAGGGAACTTAACAATTTTACCAGGTTGCAGGTCAAGGGGCTGATGATCATGCCGCCCTACAGTGACGATGCCGAATCGTCTCGGCCATATTTCAGGGCGGCCCGGGAGTTGGCTGAAAAGCTTGTCCGCAAAGGGCTTCTTGGCAGGGAAGGTGCTGTGGAACTTTCCATGGGAATGTCGGCCGATTACGAGGTGGCCATTGAGGAGGGTGCAACGTTGGTCAGGGTGGGCACCGCTCTGTTCGGATCCAGGAATTAG
- a CDS encoding Rdx family protein, whose amino-acid sequence MTEQADRGGRELKITIEYCVQUNYLPRASGLGEEIKRNLDAEIELVKGSGGVFEVSRDGAEIFSKKKADRFPSPEEILALLK is encoded by the coding sequence ATCACTGAGCAGGCAGATCGGGGAGGGAGAGAATTGAAAATTACAATAGAGTATTGTGTGCAATGAAACTATTTGCCTCGTGCTTCCGGTCTGGGAGAGGAGATCAAAAGAAACCTTGATGCAGAAATTGAGCTTGTAAAAGGATCAGGCGGTGTTTTTGAAGTCAGCAGGGATGGAGCAGAAATTTTTTCCAAAAAAAAAGCAGACAGGTTCCCGAGCCCTGAGGAAATACTGGCCCTGTTGAAATAA
- a CDS encoding adenylate/guanylate cyclase domain-containing protein has product MSDSSEQAVLQELDTSKSPKNIWNLKGKNTFKIGRGPGNDIILPYSWVSRKHTLVQQEKNGIFHIMDLGSSNGTYLNNKRIYSPAILNNGDAITLGKTKLKFVQFLEQREYVEEEDVTLDMTVAYIQKEMVTILVCDLRDFTSLSESMGNQIVSKLLQFWTKKVGAIINEHDGLVDKFIGDAVMATWIGGDIDKGIRHAIEAAMEISVYTRKMGENIPEMPKELAIGAAINTGEAMMGNMGVDSHRDSTVIGDVVNVAFRLEANTIRNELDILLGEGTAQHLKDLQGYFTRRSFDLKGKKEKINAYGCNFKKLHEYLTSGVK; this is encoded by the coding sequence ATGTCCGATAGTTCAGAACAGGCAGTTCTTCAGGAACTTGACACCAGCAAGTCTCCGAAAAACATCTGGAACCTGAAGGGAAAAAACACCTTCAAGATCGGACGTGGTCCAGGTAATGATATCATCCTGCCCTACTCCTGGGTCTCCCGCAAACACACCTTGGTCCAGCAGGAAAAAAACGGCATTTTCCATATCATGGATCTTGGTAGTTCCAACGGCACTTACCTCAACAACAAGCGTATTTATTCGCCCGCTATCCTCAACAACGGTGATGCGATAACTCTGGGCAAGACCAAGCTTAAATTTGTCCAGTTTCTGGAGCAACGGGAATATGTCGAGGAGGAAGATGTCACTCTCGACATGACCGTAGCCTATATTCAGAAAGAAATGGTCACTATCCTGGTCTGCGACCTCCGTGATTTCACAAGTCTTTCCGAAAGCATGGGCAACCAGATTGTCTCGAAACTTCTGCAGTTCTGGACCAAAAAGGTTGGCGCAATCATCAATGAACATGACGGACTCGTTGATAAATTCATTGGCGATGCGGTCATGGCCACCTGGATCGGCGGCGATATTGACAAAGGAATCCGGCACGCCATTGAAGCGGCCATGGAGATCAGTGTCTACACCAGAAAAATGGGCGAGAATATCCCGGAAATGCCCAAAGAGCTTGCCATCGGAGCCGCCATCAATACCGGTGAAGCAATGATGGGCAACATGGGAGTCGACAGCCATCGCGATTCGACAGTGATCGGTGATGTGGTGAATGTGGCTTTCAGGCTGGAAGCCAATACCATCCGCAATGAACTGGATATTCTTCTTGGCGAAGGAACGGCTCAGCATCTCAAGGATTTGCAGGGATATTTTACCCGTCGCTCATTCGATCTGAAAGGCAAGAAGGAAAAGATCAACGCTTACGGCTGCAACTTCAAAAAACTCCACGAATACCTGACTTCCGGGGTCAAATAA
- a CDS encoding response regulator, translating to MEKERMSLTILMADDDEDDRLMTKEALEEAKLANAIRFVEDGEALMDYLKRRGEYSDPELSPRPGLILLDLNMPKKSGREALEEIKSDPELRSIPIVVMTTSRAEEDVIRSYDLGVNSFVTKPVSFVGLVDVMKTLTKFWFEIVTLPPKDSA from the coding sequence ATGGAGAAAGAACGGATGAGTCTGACGATCCTGATGGCAGATGATGATGAAGATGACCGCCTGATGACCAAGGAGGCTCTTGAAGAAGCCAAACTGGCCAATGCGATCCGCTTCGTTGAAGATGGAGAGGCGTTGATGGATTACCTGAAAAGACGTGGTGAGTACAGCGACCCTGAGCTGTCACCCCGGCCCGGGTTGATCCTGCTGGATCTCAACATGCCCAAGAAAAGCGGCCGTGAGGCCCTTGAGGAAATCAAGAGCGATCCCGAACTTCGTTCAATTCCGATTGTGGTGATGACCACATCCAGGGCGGAAGAGGATGTGATCCGTTCCTATGACCTGGGAGTGAATTCCTTTGTCACCAAACCGGTCTCATTTGTCGGGCTGGTCGATGTCATGAAAACATTGACCAAGTTCTGGTTTGAAATCGTTACCCTCCCGCCAAAAGATAGCGCTTGA
- the coaBC gene encoding bifunctional phosphopantothenoylcysteine decarboxylase/phosphopantothenate--cysteine ligase CoaBC → MLKDKKILLGISGSIAVYKVADWVRELRRAGADVKVIMTRDATRFVSPLTFAALSGNKVHEGMFDPDDAEKIPHINLAREADLLLIGPATAQTIARLAHGMADELLSAAVLAADSPILVCPAMNSRMFLHPATQANLHKLKEFGYTVIEPDCGNLACNEEGPGRLAEWPRVFDGVLSALSKQDLAGRKILISAGPTREPLDPVRYLGNRSSGKMGFALAAAARRRGAEVVLVSGPVSLADPAGVETIRVNTATEMADEIFNHATSSDVIIKAAAVSDFRPEKRCDLKMKKSGADLALPLAVNQDILLTLGKMKKEQKRFPLLVGFAAESHDLLEEGLRKLADKNLDLLAVNDITAEDAGFAVDTNRIMLLDRNGAAEKLPLMNKTEVADIILSRVARMLNA, encoded by the coding sequence GTGTTGAAAGACAAAAAAATACTTCTCGGGATCAGCGGCAGTATTGCCGTGTACAAGGTTGCCGACTGGGTACGGGAACTGCGGCGTGCCGGTGCTGATGTCAAGGTGATCATGACCCGTGACGCAACCAGGTTTGTTTCCCCTCTCACCTTTGCAGCTCTTTCCGGCAACAAGGTGCATGAGGGGATGTTCGATCCTGATGATGCCGAGAAAATCCCCCATATCAACTTGGCCCGTGAAGCAGACCTGCTGCTGATCGGGCCGGCAACCGCCCAGACCATTGCCCGTCTCGCCCATGGAATGGCTGACGAGCTGCTCTCGGCTGCCGTTCTTGCTGCGGATTCCCCAATACTGGTCTGCCCGGCGATGAACAGCAGAATGTTTCTTCACCCGGCAACCCAGGCAAACTTACATAAACTTAAAGAATTCGGTTATACCGTCATTGAACCGGACTGCGGCAATCTCGCCTGTAATGAGGAAGGACCGGGACGACTTGCGGAATGGCCGCGGGTTTTTGATGGAGTGCTTTCTGCCTTGTCGAAGCAGGACCTGGCCGGACGAAAGATTCTGATCAGCGCCGGCCCTACCCGCGAACCCCTCGATCCGGTCAGATATCTCGGCAACCGGTCCAGCGGCAAGATGGGTTTCGCCCTGGCAGCTGCCGCCAGACGACGTGGCGCGGAGGTTGTGCTGGTGAGCGGCCCGGTCTCCCTCGCAGATCCGGCAGGCGTCGAAACGATTCGGGTCAACACCGCCACTGAAATGGCGGATGAAATTTTCAACCATGCGACTTCTTCTGATGTGATCATCAAGGCTGCCGCAGTCTCAGACTTCCGTCCGGAAAAACGCTGCGACCTGAAAATGAAAAAATCCGGAGCGGATCTTGCTCTGCCGCTTGCCGTCAACCAGGATATACTGCTGACCCTCGGCAAGATGAAAAAAGAACAGAAACGGTTTCCACTGCTGGTCGGATTTGCTGCGGAGAGTCATGATCTGCTGGAAGAGGGTTTACGAAAACTTGCGGACAAAAACCTTGACCTGCTGGCGGTCAACGATATTACCGCCGAAGACGCAGGTTTTGCAGTTGACACCAACAGGATCATGCTCCTCGACCGGAACGGTGCTGCGGAAAAACTGCCCTTGATGAACAAGACTGAGGTGGCGGATATTATCCTGAGCCGGGTGGCAAGGATGCTGAATGCTTAA
- a CDS encoding EAL domain-containing protein: MDKTSLAILVIDDDEDDYILASDLLSEIEGMSVTTEWIPTFDEGLATIKEDRHDIYLLDYRLGSRDGLQLLNEAIAFGCTSPLILLTGQGDREVDVKAMEAGAADFLVKGQISSQMLERSIRYSLDRSKTREKLSHLAQYDELTGLPNRNLFHDRLEKAISVAQSKSNRLALLFLDLDRFKLVNDTYGHDAGDQLLKDFSARISRCIREVDMAARLGGDEFVIILGEIDDSRSAVAVAERIIHAMKPPCVLTGKDLAGQEIQPCTSIGIAIYPFDGTNGESLLKSADTAMYRAKNTEGSCYEFYSEDNNDGTKSSSFEVSSGLHRAQERDEFFLEYQPIYTIEGEPSCIEALLRWKRDQGEQVVMPGSFLPVLEETGMIISVGEWILESACNQLLRLKERGLADMRLSVNFSARQLRQPGVVDMISRIIASQGIKSHLLDIEITEDSMMHHYQDNIEIFKRLCDIGVGLSLDDFGTGHSSLSSLKHFPISRLKIARAFIANVMEVESDAAISRAIISLAHNLKMKVVAVGVESEGQLEFLKNAECDEVQGRYFSPPVVAELLEELLIGKEKMAQ, encoded by the coding sequence ATGGATAAAACGTCCCTGGCGATCCTGGTAATCGATGATGATGAGGATGATTACATCCTCGCCAGTGATCTACTTTCTGAAATAGAAGGGATGTCCGTCACCACCGAATGGATCCCCACCTTCGACGAGGGTCTCGCGACGATCAAGGAAGATCGCCACGACATCTATCTTCTTGACTACCGGCTGGGCAGCCGTGACGGTCTGCAGCTTTTGAACGAGGCCATCGCCTTCGGCTGCACCTCGCCACTCATTCTACTTACCGGCCAGGGTGATCGGGAAGTCGATGTGAAGGCGATGGAGGCGGGGGCTGCCGATTTCCTGGTCAAGGGGCAGATCTCTTCCCAGATGCTGGAACGCTCGATCCGGTACTCTCTCGACCGCTCGAAAACCCGGGAAAAGTTGTCTCATCTTGCCCAGTATGACGAATTGACCGGCCTTCCCAACCGCAATCTTTTCCACGACCGCCTGGAAAAAGCAATTTCCGTGGCCCAGAGTAAATCCAACCGGCTGGCGCTTCTTTTTCTCGATCTGGACCGGTTCAAACTGGTGAACGACACCTACGGTCATGATGCCGGAGACCAGCTTCTGAAGGATTTCAGCGCCCGGATAAGTCGTTGTATCCGCGAGGTAGACATGGCCGCGAGACTTGGCGGCGATGAATTTGTGATCATTCTCGGTGAGATCGATGACAGCAGGAGCGCGGTGGCGGTTGCCGAGAGAATTATTCACGCCATGAAGCCGCCATGTGTTCTTACCGGTAAAGATCTTGCCGGCCAGGAAATCCAGCCTTGTACAAGCATCGGGATCGCCATCTATCCCTTCGACGGCACCAATGGAGAGAGCCTGTTGAAAAGTGCCGACACGGCCATGTACCGGGCGAAAAACACCGAAGGAAGTTGTTACGAGTTCTATTCCGAAGATAATAATGACGGGACGAAATCCAGTAGTTTTGAAGTGTCCAGCGGTCTGCACCGGGCCCAGGAGCGGGATGAGTTCTTTCTGGAATATCAGCCGATATACACCATCGAGGGAGAGCCGTCATGTATTGAGGCGTTACTGAGATGGAAACGTGATCAGGGCGAACAGGTGGTGATGCCCGGAAGTTTTCTGCCGGTTCTGGAAGAGACCGGGATGATTATCTCGGTGGGAGAATGGATTCTTGAATCAGCCTGTAATCAGTTGCTGCGCCTGAAAGAACGAGGCCTTGCCGACATGCGGCTCTCAGTGAATTTTTCCGCCAGGCAGCTCCGCCAGCCCGGTGTGGTGGACATGATTTCAAGGATCATTGCTTCACAGGGGATAAAATCCCACCTGCTGGATATCGAGATTACCGAAGACTCGATGATGCATCACTACCAGGATAATATCGAAATTTTCAAGCGGTTGTGTGACATCGGAGTAGGTCTTTCCCTGGATGATTTCGGGACCGGCCATTCTTCTTTGAGCAGCCTGAAGCATTTCCCGATCAGCCGGCTGAAAATTGCCCGCGCCTTTATTGCCAATGTCATGGAGGTGGAAAGTGACGCGGCCATCAGCAGAGCCATTATCTCACTGGCCCATAACCTGAAGATGAAGGTGGTTGCGGTCGGGGTTGAATCAGAAGGACAGCTTGAATTTCTTAAAAATGCCGAATGTGATGAGGTCCAGGGTCGTTATTTTTCCCCGCCGGTGGTCGCTGAATTGCTGGAAGAGCTGCTTATTGGTAAAGAAAAGATGGCCCAGTGA
- a CDS encoding nitroreductase family protein: MGSQVLEAIYKRRSIRDFTDRQVAVDDLREIVRAGTWAPSGLNNQPWRFVIICDRSTRLALAEQTRYSHIIRSAPALIAVFLDTDAMYNEVKDHQAAGACIQNMLLATEALGLGAVWLGEILNRKEQVNRVLGLSEQFDLMAVLATGYPAGHDQSSSRKEIHDVIIKEIMEDN; the protein is encoded by the coding sequence ATGGGCAGTCAGGTTCTGGAAGCCATATATAAAAGACGAAGCATCAGGGATTTCACAGACCGCCAGGTCGCGGTTGATGATTTACGGGAAATTGTCCGGGCCGGCACCTGGGCACCCTCCGGTCTCAACAATCAACCATGGCGATTTGTGATTATCTGCGACCGTTCCACACGCCTCGCGCTTGCAGAACAGACGCGCTACAGCCATATCATCAGGTCGGCCCCGGCCCTGATCGCCGTTTTTCTTGATACGGATGCCATGTACAACGAAGTCAAAGACCACCAGGCGGCAGGCGCCTGTATCCAGAACATGCTCCTGGCGACAGAGGCCCTTGGACTGGGCGCGGTATGGCTTGGAGAAATACTCAACCGGAAGGAACAGGTAAACCGGGTTCTTGGTCTTTCCGAACAGTTCGATCTGATGGCAGTTCTGGCCACAGGCTATCCTGCCGGTCACGATCAGTCATCGAGCAGAAAAGAAATTCACGATGTTATTATAAAAGAAATTATGGAGGACAATTGA